A stretch of Fusarium poae strain DAOMC 252244 chromosome 2, whole genome shotgun sequence DNA encodes these proteins:
- a CDS encoding hypothetical protein (SECRETED:SignalP(1-21)) encodes MRSVVLFRVAFGLLAVDFVTASPCKPISIATSSAATSDVPTETSLVSSIESATTIDTATSVASVTSAAASDSSVETSETSLALETSATSNTIEVITTTAASTTETTSAQPVPTFTVLATGQGPMAGRGLQTYPYDNAMVAFDAPPGGNPALNAQVLPFTIDSQGRLVDGKDFFLCGYYSPSNFLLDAPAVVTTCQEETPLQRVFLNCRLNAELKVQCSIPAVKCVSTGDAPWDFPACSAAAGTWSVFSTAIKGPGHVLHIGNDNSPDWYDRLDLSAQKV; translated from the exons ATGCGTTCTGTCGTTCTTTTTCGTGTGGCCTTTGGCCTGTTGGCCGTTGACTTTGTGACTGCGAGCCCTTGCAAGCCGA TCTCAATCGCAACTTCATCCGCTGCAACTTCAGATGTGCCTACTGAGACATCATTGGTCTCATCAATTGAATCCGCAACAACGATCGATACTGCAACGTCGGTTGCGTCTGTCACTTCCGCTGCTGCTTCTGATTCATCGGTCGAGACAAGTGAGACATCACTCGCCCTAGAAACCTCAGCAACCTCCAATACCATCGAGGTCATCACCACCACGGCTGCCTCAACGACTGAAACGACATCAGCTCAGCCCGTGCCCACTTTCACCGTCCTTGCTACCGGCCAGGGTCCCATGGCAGGCAGAGGTCTACAAACGTACCCGTACGACAACGCCATGGTTGCTTTTGATGCCCCTCCTGGCGGCAATCCCGCTTTGAACGCACAAGTACTGCCTTTCACTATCGACTCGCAAGGTAGACTTGTCGATGGAAAAGACTTTTTCCTCTGTGGATACTACAGTCCGTCGAATTTCTTGCTCGATGCTCCTGCCGTTGTGACAACCTGTCAAGAAGAGACACCGCTGCAGCGAGTCTTCCTGAACTGCAGGCTGAATGCTGAACTCAAGGTCCAGTGTTCAATCCCGGCCGTCAAGTGCGTGTCTACAGGCGATGCTCCGTGGGACTTTCCAGCTTGTTCGGCGGCGGCTGGTACTTGGAGTGTGTTTTCCACAGCTATCAAGGGTCCTGGCCATGTCCTCCACATTGGAAATGACAATAGTCCTGATTGGTATGACCGCCTTGACCTAAGTGCTCAGAAGGTGTAA
- a CDS encoding hypothetical protein (TransMembrane:1 (o20-41i)): MKETIHITIVPDTRTRPFNFMPSFYLVLEIAILFTIAAMALSPRDAIHADDLERYEEFMNKVSDSQFLDMYMGGAAVKIEIYEYPSNDHVQYAHFKASPKADQYFQQEKE; the protein is encoded by the coding sequence ATGAAGGAAACAATACACATCACCATCGTTCCAGATACCAGAACCCGACCTTTCAACTTCATGCCATCTTTTTATCTTGTTCTGGAGATAGCCATCCTCTTTACAATTGCGGCAATGGCTCTTTCACCCCGAGACGCTATCCACGCAGATGATCTCGAACGCTATGAAGAATTCATGAATAAAGTTTCTGATAGTCAATTTCTCGATATGTACATGGGAGGTGCAGCTGTCAAAATTGAAATCTACGAGTACCCATCAAATGACCACGTCCAGTATGCACACTTCAAGGCAAGCCCCAAGGCGGATCAATACTTccaacaagagaaagaatag
- a CDS encoding hypothetical protein (TransMembrane:1 (o250-268i)) has product MIQVKLTKYFTKRSAPALKVLGTAISHHQLYDNLPLDGDQFRLVKLQPGQWNDRIVCYLTVHKVAGQLEFEALSYTWGSNGRSEVITVNGASVNIGASLETALRYIRLPHKSRVLWIDALCINQKDDIEKGHQVQKMCQVYSSATTVLAWLGPPHSNGERALSDIRYIDDKMSPVLNNNDEAWDDLQSRPLFHIKRLGLNLEAIDWDAIWDLCNRSFWRRMWILQELALSGDTMDDTSSNRCIVGCGSEWVSFLALSNFYIVFGLLGVRTGDMVESMAKPFDLLLTNGNPAFLIMNRILMFFHTKYKINRGARGLENIMRLSRSLQATDPRDKLYGLLGIVRDYPVEIDYKRDVTEVYKSFVISWIERNGNLNCILGNRVASNDFKPSWLPELSNPLIDGKVFEHLIWMSYDKGEYKMSPQISFVRENNIMKARGILLGRIDRVVGPFWNGTEPKIRMDLVGKLNTNTEYNSLLDLIGRLYLSLPENVQDDVWRACIMDAHSGDGTDFMTPAPDHFRHLWRVFIFDDKIDESFEPHLEQDERRLKYLLPFTESLGIFLGTDRCFFVTENLRMGLGPCSVRAGDEAVVLFGSPLPLALRPAEQGYTFVGDAYVQGVDPFNFPPTENGERLPVQDFMIH; this is encoded by the coding sequence ATGATTCAAGTGAAATTGACGAAATACTTCACCAAGAGGTCGGCACCCGCCCTTAAAGTGCTGGGAACCGCAATCTCCCATCACCAATTATATGACAATCTGCCACTGGATGGGGATCAGTTTCGTCTAGTCAAATTGCAACCTGGCCAATGGAATGACAGAATTGTATGCTACTTGACAGTACATAAGGTCGCCGGTCAGCTAGAGTTCGAAGCACTTTCCTATACGTGGGGAAGTAATGGCAGATCCGAAGTCATTACCGTTAATGGCGCATCTGTCAACATTGGTGCGAGTCTGGAAACCGCACTGAGATACATCAGATTACCCCACAAATCACGCGTTTTGTGGATAGATGCGTTGTGTATCAACCAAAAAGACGACATAGAGAAAGGACACCAGGTTCAGAAGATGTGTCAGGTGTACTCTTCAGCGACTACTGTGCTTGCTTGGCTAGGACCTCCTCATTCAAATGGTGAGCGGGCGTTGTCCGATATCAGATATATCGATGACAAAATGTCCCCCGTCTTGAATAATAATGATGAAGCATGGGATGACCTCCAAAGCCGTCCTCTATTTCATATCAAGAGACTTGGGTTGAACCTTGAGGCTATTGATTGGGACGCAATATGGGACTTGTGCAATCGTTCCTTCTGGCGTCGTATGTGGATTTTACAGGAGTTGGCTCTGTCTGGCGACACCATGGACGATACATCCAGCAACAGATGCATAGTTGGCTGTGGATCAGAGTGGGTATCATTTTTGGCCTTGTCAAATTTCTATATCGTATTTGGCCTTTTGGGAGTCAGGACTGGTGATATGGTCGAAAGCATGGCTAAACCATTTGACTTGCTGTTGACAAATGGAAACCCAGCTTTTCTTATTATGAATCGCATCCTCATGTTTTTCCACACGAAATACAAAATAAACAGGGGAGCTCGAGGTTTGGAAAATATTATGCGACTATCGCGAAGCCTACAAGCAACAGATCCTCGCGACAAGCTGTATGGCTTGCTTGGAATCGTCAGAGATTATCCAGTCGAAATTGATTACAAACGGGATGTAACAGAAGTGTACAAGTCTTTTGTTATATCTTGGATCGAAAGAAACGGTAACTTAAATTGCATCCTTGGCAACCGAGTAGCGTCCAACGACTTTAAACCATCTTGGCTTCCAGAGCTTTCGAACCCGCTCATCGACGGCAAGGTTTTCGAGCACTTGATATGGATGTCATACGACAAAGGAGAATATAAAATGTCTCCCCAAATAAGTTTTGTACGGGAAAATAACATCATGAAAGCTCGAGGAATTCTACTAGGTAGAATAGACCGCGTTGTCGGTCCATTCTGGAACGGCACTGAACCCAAGATTCGAATGGACCTTGTGGGTAAACTAAATACGAATACTGAATACAATTCATTGCTGGATTTGATTGGTAGACTGTACCTCTCGCTACCCGAAAATGTACAGGACGACGTTTGGAGAGCTTGCATTATGGACGCGCATTCGGGTGACGGGACCGATTTCATGACTCCAGCACCGGACCATTTTCGACATCTATGGCGCGTCTTCATTTTTGACGATAAGATAGACGAAAGCTTCGAGCCCCATCTAGAGCAAGATGAACGAcgtttaaaatatttattaccGTTTACTGAAAGCCTTGGTATCTTTCTGGGTACTGACCGATGCTTCTTCGTCACTGAGAACCTCCGTATGGGACTAGGGCCGTGTTCAGTGCGAGCAGGTGATGAAGCCGTTGTGTTGTTCGGGAGTCCGCTGCCTCTTGCTTTGCGTCCTGCTGAACAGGGTTACACGTTTGTTGGGGATGCGTATGTTCAAGGCGTTGATCCGTTTAATTTTCCGCCCACGGAAAATGGAGAGCGTCTTCCCGTCCAGGACTTTATGATCCACTAG